From a region of the Candida albicans SC5314 chromosome 1, complete sequence genome:
- a CDS encoding uncharacterized protein (Ortholog of C. dubliniensis CD36 : Cd36_02630, C. parapsilosis CDC317 : CPAR2_108390, Candida tenuis NRRL Y-1498 : CANTEDRAFT_115724 and Debaryomyces hansenii CBS767 : DEHA2D07986g) gives MFSPHLTPLSSQHEKSRKFSLEEEEEGEEEEVEEELTTYDEIEHNKKLETNFPFRQQYDIDNKNSLLSREKHMHVSSLSGDNFLRRQLNYEEEYGNNNNTEREEMVTQYNNNNKSNVDSSKNILSNQNSFEDISQCNQAKSDSTDSLCLEVANHNKNNNHFISGASTPPDTMYNYNGLPMVYSSLENNNKVPRKQFNLHSQQVPPQLQVQLPQSHNIQRSLLANSSATNLNAYLRGNRRYSSSGNSNPINDLLTSPKFIKSNKFNSPIPSSTPTTTAQTSPITNGNPVIDQKNRLVDQFYNSGRITSPGSRVDLSNMHKEASLISPTQQQSFSKVSTPKSERKFNWKEDSLEPRDELTDYSPTPPIEKNHNLDDEIMDDILNKGGFKFKYDPNQLVQDKELVNYLLNIDNILDHNENTHDIKNKKDTSLSELNKAMSNLYETTLLKSKKILTPHKNEHFDSLTELSHLERYLDELHNSIDSLGRSLGANRDKVRGSYKDEINDNIARLNQVSKELETLEAKANTFRDQISQQKANNTNQMMGTIAILTDVNNKMKKYSIIKRNRIIVEVNIVLGLLVLVVSIYYGYKNK, from the coding sequence ATGTTTCTGCCACATTTAACCCCGTTGTCACTGCAACatgaaaaatcaagaaaattttcactagaggaagaagaagaaggagaggaggaggaggtgGAGGAGGAATTGACGACCTATGACGAAATTGAAcacaataaaaaattagaaacaAACTTTCCCTTTCGACAACAGTATGACATTGAcaataaaaattcattaCTTAGCCGTGAAAAACACATGCATGTATCATCTTTGAGTGGAGACAATTTTCTTCGACgacaattgaattatgaAGAGGAATATggtaacaataacaacacaGAACGAGAGGAAATGGTTAcacaatataataataataataaaagcAATGTTGATTCATCAAAAAATATACTACTGAATCAAAACTCGTTTGAAGATATTTCTCAATGTAATCAGGCAAAATCAGATTCCACAGATAGTCTATGTTTGGAAGTGGCCAACCATAATAAGAATAACAATCATTTTATATCTGGCGCCAGCACTCCCCCAGATACGATGTATAACTATAATGGACTTCCCATGGTCTACTCATCTTTggagaataataataaagtacctagaaaacaatttaatttgCACCTGCAACAAGTCCCACCTCAATTACAAGTACAACTTCCACAATCTCATAATATTCAGAGATCATTATTAGCAAATTCATCAGCCACCAATTTGAATGCTTATTTACGAGGTAATCGAAGGTATTCATCTTCTGGAAACAGTAATCccattaatgatttattgacGAGTCcaaaattcatcaaatccAATAAGTTTAATAGTCCTATCCCTTCATCAACACCAACCACAACGGCACAGACGTCACCCATTACCAATGGCAACCCTGTGATagatcaaaaaaatagattGGTAGACCAATTTTACAATTCTGGGAGAATTACATCACCAGGTAGTCGAGTTGATTTGTCCAACATGCATAAAGAAGCTCTGTTGATTTCTCCaactcaacaacaatcattttcaaaagtatCAACCCCCAAATCAGAAAGgaaattcaattggaaaGAGGATTCACTTGAGCCACGAGATGAATTGACAGATTATTCTCCAACCCCACCAATAGAGAAGAATCATAATTTGGATGATGAAATAATGGATGATATTTTAAACAAAGGAGGATTTAAATTCAAGTATGATCCTAATCAATTAGTTCAAGACAAGGAGTTGGTGAATTATCTTTTGAACATTGACAATATACTTGATCATAATGAAAATACCCatgatattaaaaataaaaaagatacTTCCTTAAGCGAATTGAATAAGGCAATGTCTAATTTATATGAAACAACTTTACTCAAGtcaaagaaaatattgacACCACACAAAAATGAACattttgattcattgaCTGAATTAAGCCATTTGGAACGATATCTAGATGAATTGCATAATAGTATTGATAGTTTGGGACGGTCATTGGGTGCTAACAGAGACAAAGTAAGGGGAAGCTATAAAgatgaaatcaatgatAATATAGCTAGATTAAATCAAGTATCTAAGGAGTTGGAAACTTTGGAAGCTAAAGCAAATACGTTTAGAGATCAAATAAGTCAACAAAAGGCAAATAATACCAATCAAATGATGGGTACCATAGCTATTCTAACTGatgttaataataaaatgaagaaatattCTATAATCAAAAGAAATCGAATTATAGTCGAAGTCAACATCGTGTTAGGGTTGTTGGTGTTAGTTGTTAGTATTTACTATGGctacaaaaataaatag
- the LYS2 gene encoding L-aminoadipate-semialdehyde dehydrogenase (Heterodimeric alpha-aminoadipate reductase large subunit; lysine biosynthesis; predicted binding sites for AMP and alpha-aminoadipate; inhibited by lys or thialysine; regulated by Gcn2 and Gcn4; Spider biofilm induced, flow model repressed), which yields MTDFWLNYLDNPTLSVLPHDFLKPANNKSVEGTYTFNIDNGSTDFKFGLAVFAALVYRLTGDEDIVIATDESANTPEFIVRLNLTPELTFQELVSKITKEYENSISQINYKALSEVSHRIKEAKGLDENPGLFRLSYQHAHSNQQLNTTVEGSIRDLAIYTDGTKFTIYYNALLYSHERIVIFGEQFAQYLTTVSNDTNTVITKVNLITDSQKKNLPDPTIDLDWSGYRGAIQDIFMDNANKHPDRTCVVETESFLDSNSKTRSFTYQQINQASNVVGNYLKETGIKKGDIVMIYAYRGVDLMIAVMGVLKAGATFSVIDPAYPPARQNIYLSVAKPKGLIGLEKAGTLDQLVVDYIGSELDVISTIPQLKVQDDGTLVGGKLEGADNDCLNDYQKFKDQPTGVIVGPDSNPTLSFTSGSEGIPKGVLGRHYSLAYYFPWMAKRFGLSEKDKFTMLSGIAHDPIQRDMFTPLFLGAQLLVPTADDIGTPGKLADWMAKYGATVTHLTPAMGQLLSAQATTAIPSLHHAFFVGDILTKRDCLRLQSLAENVFIVNMYGTTETQRSVSYFEIKSRKADPTYLKNLKDVMPAGTGMHNVQLLVVNRNDRSQTCGVGEVGEIYVRAAGLAEGYRGLPDLNAAKFITNWYVNPDKWIEQDEANKNSSETWREHGWLKPRDRMYRSGDLGRYLPDGNVECCGRADDQVKIRGFRIELGEIDTHLSQHPLVRENVTLVRRDKNEEPTLISYIVPKDSPELKTFKADVDDSIEEANDPIVKGLVAYRELIKDIKGYLKKKLASYAIPTIIVPLVKLPLNPNGKVDKPKLPFPDTAQLAAVAKLSVSSHDAQAAEEENLTKLEEQIRDLWLDVLPNRPATISKDDSFFDLGGHSILGTRMIFELRKKLNVEIPLGVIFKNPTVEQFAKEVEKVIKGGQDFQLADEGKTIQEENKDVADSQSENLNYAEDAKELSKSALLESYSSLKQLPSGSINVFVTGATGFLGSFIVRDLLTARNKNLDIKVYAHVRASSKEAGLQRLRQTGITYGIWDENWAEKIEIVLGDLSKEKFGLDNSQWLDLTNNIDVIIHNGAFVHWVYPYSQLRDANVIGTINVLNMAGEGKAKFFSFVSSTSALDTDYFVNLSDELLAQGKNGISEADDLQGSAKGLGNGYGQSKWAAEYIIRRAGERGLKGCITRPGYVTGFSKTGASNTDDFLLRMLKGSAELGLYPDITNNVNMVPVDHVARVVTATALNPPSSEELTVAHVTGHPRIQFNDFLGCLKAYGYEINPVDYPVWTSALEKFVTEESKESALFPLLHFVLDNLPQDTKAPELDDSNAAKSLKQDSKYTGEDFSAGKGVDLDQTGVYISYLIKIGFLPKPTGTGEKKLPEVEISDESLKLISGGAGARGSAAK from the coding sequence ATGACTGACTTTTGGTTGAATTATTTGGATAATCCTACATTATCTGTGTTACCCCATGATTTTTTAAAACCTGCTAACAATAAATCCGTGGAAGGTACTTACACATTCAACATTGATAATGGTAGTactgatttcaaatttggcTTGGCTGTATTTGCTGCATTGGTTTACAGATTAACCGGTGATGAAGATATAGTAATTGCCACTGACGAATCGGCCAATACTCCAGAATTTATTGTCAGGTTAAACTTGACACCAGAATTAACTTTCCAAGAGCTCGTCAGTAAAATAACCAAAGAGTACGAAAACAGCATTTCTCAAATAAACTACAAAGCATTATCTGAGGTTTCACATAGAATTAAAGAGGCTAAAGGGTTAGATGAAAACCCTGGATTGTTCAGATTGTCCTATCAACATGCTCACTctaatcaacaattgaatacCACAGTCGAGGGATCTATTCGTGATTTAGCGATCTACACCGATGGAACAAAATTCACCATTTACTACAATGCCTTATTATATTCACACGAAAGAATTGTGATATTTGGAGAACAATTTGCACAGTATTTAACAACTGTATCGAACGATACCAATACTGTTATAACTAAAGTGAATTTGATTACCGACtcccaaaaaaagaatttgcCTGATCCGACAATAGATTTAGATTGGTCAGGTTACAGAGGTGCCATTCAAGATATCTTTATGGATAATGCAAATAAACATCCTGATAGAACATGTGTTGTTGAAACCGAATCATTCTTGGATTCAAACTCAAAAACTCGTAGCTTTACCTACCAGCAAATTAATCAAGCTTCTAATGTTGTTGGTAACTACTTGAAAGAAACAGGAATCAAAAAAGGTGATATTGTTATGATCTACGCTTACCGTGGGGTAGATTTAATGATTGCTGTTATGGGTGTTTTAAAAGCCGGAGCAACATTTTCCGTCATTGACCCTGCTTACCCTCCAGCAAGACAGAATATTTATCTTTCTGTGGCAAAACCAAAAGGGTTAATTGGGTTAGAAAAAGCCGGTACTTTGGATCAATTAgttgttgattatattgGTAGCGAATTAGATGTTATTTCTACGATCCCACAATTGAAAGTTCAAGATGATGGTACATTAGTAGGTGGTAAACTTGAAGGTGCAGATAACGATTGCCTTAACgattatcaaaaattcaaagatCAACCAACCGGGGTGATTGTTGGTCCTGATTCTAATCCAACTTTATCATTCACTTCTGGATCAGAAGGTATTCCAAAAGGGGTATTGGGTCGTCATTATTCATTAGCCTATTATTTCCCATGGATGGCTAAAAGATTTGGATTATCCGAAAAAGACAAATTCACCATGTTGTCGGGTATTGCCCATGACCCTATTCAAAGAGACATGTTTACTCCGTTGTTTTTGGGAGCTCAATTATTAGTGCCAACTGCTGATGACATTGGTACTCCTGGGAAATTGGCTGACTGGATGGCCAAGTATGGAGCAACAGTGACACACTTAACACCAGCTATGGGTCAATTGTTGAGTGCCCAAGCCACCACTGCAATTCCAAGCTTACATCATGCCTTCTTTGTTGGTGACATTTTAACAAAAAGAGATTGTTTAAGATTACAAAGTTTAGCTGAAAATGTGTTTATTGTTAACATGTATGGTACTACTGAAACACAGAGATCAGTGTCATactttgaaattaaaagtcGTAAAGCAGATCCTACATACTTAAAGAACTTAAAAGATGTGATGCCTGCAGGGACCGGTATGCACAACGTTCAATTGTTAGTCGTTAATAGAAATGACCGCTCGCAAACCTGTGGTGTTGGGGAAGTTGGTGAAATCTATGTTAGGGCAGCTGGTTTAGCCGAAGGATACCGTGGATTGCCTGATTTAAATGCTGCTAAGTTTATTACCAATTGGTATGTCAACCCAGACAAATGGATCGAACAAGATGAAGCTAACAAAAATTCCAGTGAAACCTGGAGAGAACATGGCTGGTTAAAGCCAAGAGACAGAATGTATAGATCTGGTGATTTGGGTCGTTATTTACCTGATGGTAATGTTGAATGTTGTGGTAGAGCAGATGACCAAGTCAAGATTAGAGGTTTCAGAATTGAATTGGGTGAAATTGATACTCATTTGTCTCAACATCCTCTTGTCAGAGAAAATGTCACCTTGGTGAGAAGAGACAAAAATGAGGAACCAACATTGATTTCTTACATTGTTCCAAAAGATTCTCcagaattgaaaacattcaaagctgatgttgatgattccATAGAAGAAGCCAATGATCCAATTGTCAAGGGATTAGTCGCTTACAGagaattgattaaagaCATCAAAGGATActtgaaaaagaagttgGCATCCTACGCTATTCCAACAATCATTGTACCATTAGTGAAATTACCTTTGAATCCTAATGGTAAAGTGGACAAACCGAAATTACCATTTCCAGATACTGCTCAGTTAGCAGCAGTCGCCAAATTAAGTGTTTCTAGTCACGATGCCCAAGCtgctgaagaagaaaacttGACCAAATTGGAAGAGCAAATTAGAGATTTGTGGTTAGATGTGTTACCAAACCGTCCAGCAACAATTTCCAAAGATGATTCATTCTTCGATTTAGGAGGTCACTCTATTTTGGGTACCAGAATGATTTTTGAGttaagaaagaaattaaatgtGGAAATCCCATTGGGtgtcattttcaaaaatccAACAGTTGAACAATTTGCCAAAGAAGTCGAAAAGGTGATCAAAGGAGGCCAAGATTTCCAATTGGCTGATGAAGGTAAAACTATTCAAGAAGAGAATAAAGATGTCGCTGATTCTCAAAGCGAAAACCTAAACTATGCTGAAGATGCAaaagaattatcaaaatcagcACTTTTGGAATCATATTCATCTTTGAAACAGCTTCCATCTGGATCAATTAACGTTTTTGTTACTGGTGCTACAGGGTTCTTGGGTTCTTTTATTGTTCGTGACTTGTTGACTGCACGTAACAAAAACTTGGATATCAAAGTGTATGCTCATGTAAGAGCATCTTCCAAGGAAGCTGGGTTACAAAGATTACGTCAAACCGGGATCACTTATGGTATTTGGGATGAAAATTGGGCCGAAAAGATTGAAATTGTGTTAGGtgatttatcaaaagaaaaatttggattGGATAATTCTCAATGGTTAGATTTGACTAATAACATTGATGTGATTATTCACAATGGTGCCTTTGTGCACTGGGTATATCCATACTCTCAGTTACGTGATGCTAATGTTATTGGTACTATCAATGTTTTGAACATGGCAGGTGAAGGTAAAGCTAAGttcttttcatttgtttcttCAACATCCGCTTTAGATACTGATTACTTTGTTAATTTATCGGATGAATTATTAGCCCAAGGTAAAAATGGTATTTCCGAAGCTGACGATTTACAAGGATCGGCTAAAGGGCTAGGAAACGGATATGGACAATCCAAATGGGCTGCTGAGTACATTATAAGACGTGCTGGTGAACGTGGATTAAAAGGATGTATCACCAGACCTGGTTATGTTACTGGGTTTTCCAAAACTGGTGCTTCCAATACTGATGATTTCTTATTGAGAATGTTGAAAGGATCTGCTGAATTGGGGTTATATCCTGATATCACTAATAATGTCAATATGGTCCCTGTTGATCATGTTGCCAGAGTTGTTACTGCTACTGCATTAAACCCACCAAGTAGTGAAGAATTAACTGTTGCTCATGTGACCGGTCATCCtagaattcaattcaacGACTTTTTGGGATGTTTGAAAGCATATGGATATGAGATAAACCCAGTAGACTATCCAGTATGGACCAGTGCATTGGAGAAATTTGTTACTGAAGAAAGTAAAGAATCTGCCTTATTCCCACTTTTACATTTTGTGTTGGATAATTTGCCACAAGACACAAAGGCTCCCGAGTTAGACGACTCTAATGCAGCCAAATCATTAAAACAAGATTCCAAATATACGGGAGAAGATTTTAGTGCTGGTAAAGGTGTGGATTTGGATCAAACTGGTGTTTACATTAGTTATTTGATCAAGATTGGATTCTTACCTAAACCAACTGGTACAGGCGAGAAGAAATTGCCTGAAGTTGAGATTAGTGATGAAAGcttgaaattgattagtGGAGGTGCTGGTGCACGTGGATCAGCTGCCAAATAA